A window of the Streptomyces sp. NBC_01351 genome harbors these coding sequences:
- a CDS encoding ABC transporter permease, producing MAGQNCLVANDWICWEYVSSRSQELTDATLEHIWITGASVLIGLAVALPLALLARRGRRWAAPVLGLTTLLYTVPSLAMFSLLLPLFGLSAALVVTGLVLYSLTILVRNALAGLEAVPEEVREAARGMGYGPGRLLWQVELPLALPALLAGVRIATVSTVALTTVGSIVGKGGLGNLIAPAVNSSFKAQVLTASVLCVLLALVADLLLLGVQRVLTPWTRAGRRTATKEA from the coding sequence ATGGCCGGGCAGAACTGCCTGGTGGCGAACGACTGGATCTGCTGGGAGTACGTCTCCTCCCGCTCCCAGGAGCTCACCGACGCCACCCTCGAACACATCTGGATCACGGGCGCGTCGGTCCTCATCGGCCTGGCCGTGGCCCTGCCGCTCGCCCTGCTGGCCCGCCGCGGCCGCCGCTGGGCGGCGCCCGTGCTCGGCCTCACCACGCTGCTCTACACGGTCCCTTCGCTCGCCATGTTCTCCCTGCTGCTGCCGCTCTTCGGGCTGTCGGCGGCGCTGGTGGTGACCGGGCTCGTGCTGTACTCGCTGACCATCCTGGTCCGCAACGCGCTGGCCGGCCTGGAGGCCGTGCCCGAGGAGGTACGGGAGGCCGCGCGCGGCATGGGGTACGGCCCGGGCCGGCTCCTGTGGCAGGTGGAACTCCCGCTCGCGCTGCCCGCGTTGCTGGCCGGCGTGCGGATCGCGACGGTGTCCACGGTGGCTCTGACCACCGTCGGCTCCATCGTCGGCAAGGGCGGCCTCGGCAACCTCATCGCCCCGGCGGTGAACAGCTCCTTCAAGGCCCAGGTGCTCACCGCCTCCGTGCTGTGCGTGCTGCTCGCGCTCGTGGCCGACCTGCTGCTGCTCGGCGTGCAGCGGGTGCTCACGCCGTGGACCCGGGCCGGCCGCCGGACCGCGACCAAGGAGGCCTGA
- a CDS encoding ABC transporter ATP-binding protein, with protein MIRFEHVTKRYPDGTTAVEDLSFEVAEGELVTLVGPSGCGKTTTMKMVNRLIEPTSGRILLGGEDIAAADPVELRRRIGYVIQQVGLFPHKTVLENTATVPLLLGTPKATARARAAELLELVGLDPAVYGGRYPDQLSGGQRQRVGVARALAADPPVLLMDEPFGAVDPVVRERLQNEFLALQRTVRKTILLVTHDLEEAIRLGDRIAVYGQGAIEQFARPAEVLGAPATDYVASFVGADRGLKRLAVTSVEKADLTTAGDDAPVAASVELGASLREALAALLQEDSGRIGVTDPDSGALVGVLTPEGVHRALRRAQPQPA; from the coding sequence GTGATCCGATTCGAGCACGTGACCAAGCGCTACCCCGACGGGACGACGGCCGTCGAGGACCTGTCCTTCGAGGTCGCCGAGGGCGAGCTGGTCACGCTCGTGGGCCCCTCCGGCTGCGGCAAGACGACCACGATGAAGATGGTCAACCGGCTGATCGAGCCCACCTCGGGCCGGATCCTGCTCGGCGGCGAGGACATCGCCGCCGCGGATCCGGTCGAGTTGCGCCGCCGCATCGGCTACGTGATCCAGCAGGTCGGGCTGTTCCCCCACAAGACGGTGCTGGAGAACACGGCGACCGTGCCCCTGCTGCTCGGCACCCCGAAGGCCACCGCCCGCGCGCGGGCGGCCGAGCTGCTCGAACTGGTGGGTCTGGATCCGGCCGTGTACGGGGGCCGGTACCCGGACCAGCTGTCGGGCGGGCAGCGCCAGCGCGTGGGCGTGGCCCGCGCACTCGCCGCTGATCCGCCGGTGCTGCTGATGGACGAGCCCTTCGGCGCGGTGGACCCGGTGGTGCGCGAGCGCCTGCAGAACGAGTTCCTGGCGCTCCAGCGCACGGTACGCAAGACGATCCTGCTCGTCACGCACGATCTGGAGGAGGCGATCCGGCTCGGTGACCGCATCGCGGTCTACGGGCAGGGCGCCATCGAGCAGTTCGCCCGCCCGGCGGAGGTGCTCGGGGCCCCGGCCACCGACTACGTGGCCTCCTTCGTCGGCGCCGACCGGGGGCTCAAGCGGCTCGCGGTCACCTCGGTGGAGAAGGCCGACCTGACGACGGCCGGGGACGACGCTCCCGTCGCGGCGTCGGTGGAGCTGGGCGCGTCGCTGCGCGAGGCCCTCGCGGCCCTGCTCCAGGAGGACTCGGGCCGGATCGGGGTCACGGATCCGGACTCCGGCGCGCTGGTCGGCGTACTGACCCCGGAGGGCGTCCACCGGGCACTGCGCCGGGCGCAGCCGCAGCCCGCGTAA